In the genome of Streptomyces racemochromogenes, one region contains:
- the cas2e gene encoding type I-E CRISPR-associated endoribonuclease Cas2e: MTVIVLTQCPIGLRGFLTRWLLEISPGVFIGGPSARVREALWAEVRQYAGNGRALLAYSTDNEQGFAFDTHDHKWNPTDLEGITLIHRASDRRSAASPTTRGWSKAAKRRRFGSG, encoded by the coding sequence GTGACCGTGATCGTCCTGACACAGTGTCCCATCGGGCTGCGAGGCTTCCTCACCCGTTGGCTCCTTGAGATTTCACCAGGCGTCTTCATCGGCGGACCCTCGGCAAGAGTCCGGGAGGCGCTGTGGGCGGAGGTACGCCAGTACGCGGGAAACGGTCGGGCACTGCTGGCCTACAGCACCGACAACGAGCAGGGCTTCGCCTTCGACACTCATGACCACAAGTGGAATCCGACTGACCTCGAAGGCATCACACTGATCCACCGCGCGAGCGACCGCCGATCCGCCGCCTCACCGACCACCCGAGGCTGGAGCAAGGCCGCGAAGCGACGACGCTTCGGAAGCGGATAG
- the cas5e gene encoding type I-E CRISPR-associated protein Cas5/CasD encodes MNSVLFLRLAGPLQSWGASARFARRTTETAPTKSGVIGLLAAALGRDRTADLTDLAALLFAVRIDQPGTRLRDFQTAHHADTDKAMPVSERFYLADAVFVAALAGDDTLIRTLHTALQAPVYLPYLGRRSCPPQGPLDLGVMDTDDPVQALSAQEWQASDWYREQRRRDRTVTLTILAEDTAHSPVGDMLRDQPISFDPRHRRYALRSMTSTQTEVLNPRYTPAVRNRHAPLPVPRHEPEALLSPMDGP; translated from the coding sequence ATGAACAGCGTCCTATTCCTGCGGCTGGCTGGCCCCCTGCAATCGTGGGGGGCCTCGGCCCGCTTCGCCCGACGCACCACCGAGACCGCCCCGACAAAAAGCGGGGTGATCGGGCTCCTCGCCGCGGCCCTCGGACGTGACCGCACCGCCGACCTCACCGACCTAGCCGCCCTGCTCTTCGCCGTCCGCATCGACCAGCCGGGCACCCGCCTACGTGACTTCCAGACCGCGCACCACGCAGACACCGACAAGGCGATGCCGGTCTCGGAGCGCTTCTACCTCGCCGACGCAGTCTTCGTCGCCGCACTCGCCGGCGACGACACCCTCATCCGCACTCTGCACACCGCCCTACAGGCTCCCGTCTATCTCCCCTACCTCGGCCGGCGCTCGTGCCCGCCCCAGGGACCACTCGACCTCGGTGTGATGGACACCGACGATCCGGTCCAGGCTCTCTCGGCGCAGGAGTGGCAGGCTTCCGACTGGTACCGCGAACAACGCCGCCGCGACCGCACCGTCACCCTGACCATCCTCGCCGAAGACACGGCTCACTCCCCTGTCGGCGACATGCTCAGGGACCAGCCGATCAGCTTCGACCCACGCCACCGCCGCTATGCCCTGCGCAGCATGACCTCCACCCAGACCGAGGTCCTCAACCCCCGCTACACCCCGGCGGTCCGCAACCGGCACGCTCCCCTGCCCGTCCCTCGGCACGAACCCGAGGCCCTACTGTCCCCCATGGACGGTCCCTGA
- the cas1e gene encoding type I-E CRISPR-associated endonuclease Cas1e, translated as MTTTVAQRPPVSPRELTRVAERISFIYLERCTIHREDNAITAEDADGTTHIPSATIGTLLLGPGTRITHQAMSVLGESGAAVAWVGEQGIRYYAGGRSLSRSATLVEAQATQWANQRTRLEVARAMYRLRFPDEDPAGFSRRELLGHEGRRVKDCYRLHAQRTGVPWRGRQYVPGDFNAGDAPNQAVTAAAQCMYGIAHAVVAALGCSPGLGFVHSGHELSFVLDVADLYKTEIGIPVAFDVAAESGEDVGSRTRRTLRDRINKTRLLDRCVDDIKGLLLARQPKGQATTDPAEGHDQVTLRSDRDVTVPAGRNYAEAMTW; from the coding sequence ATGACGACCACAGTCGCTCAACGCCCCCCAGTGTCCCCCCGTGAACTCACCCGCGTCGCGGAACGCATCTCCTTCATCTACCTCGAACGGTGCACGATCCACCGCGAGGACAACGCCATCACGGCCGAGGACGCCGACGGAACCACCCACATACCGTCAGCAACCATCGGGACCCTCCTCCTCGGACCCGGCACTCGCATCACCCACCAGGCAATGAGCGTGCTCGGCGAAAGCGGTGCCGCCGTTGCATGGGTCGGTGAACAAGGCATCCGCTACTACGCCGGCGGCCGCTCCCTCAGCCGCTCCGCCACCCTCGTCGAAGCCCAAGCCACCCAGTGGGCGAACCAGCGGACTCGCCTGGAGGTGGCACGCGCCATGTACCGGCTACGCTTTCCGGACGAAGATCCGGCCGGGTTCAGCCGGCGGGAACTCCTCGGGCACGAAGGCCGCCGAGTCAAAGACTGCTACCGCCTTCACGCACAGCGCACCGGAGTGCCCTGGCGTGGTCGGCAGTACGTCCCCGGTGACTTCAACGCCGGCGACGCCCCCAACCAGGCCGTGACTGCGGCCGCTCAGTGCATGTACGGGATCGCGCACGCCGTCGTCGCAGCTTTGGGTTGCTCTCCCGGCCTCGGTTTCGTGCACTCCGGGCACGAACTGTCGTTCGTCCTCGACGTGGCCGATCTCTACAAAACGGAGATCGGCATCCCCGTCGCATTCGACGTCGCCGCCGAGAGCGGCGAGGACGTCGGTTCACGGACACGACGCACACTGCGGGACAGGATCAACAAAACCCGTCTGCTCGACCGATGCGTCGACGACATCAAAGGGCTACTGCTGGCCCGGCAGCCCAAAGGCCAGGCAACCACAGACCCCGCGGAAGGCCACGATCAGGTCACGCTCCGCTCCGACCGTGATGTCACGGTACCCGCAGGCCGAAACTACGCGGAGGCAATGACCTGGTGA
- the cas6e gene encoding type I-E CRISPR-associated protein Cas6/Cse3/CasE, protein MHLTRFRINTARQGARHLLASPQRLHAAVMSSFSQTLPSDTDRPRTLWRLDRNAKAEVLLYIVSQERPDLTHLVEQAGWPTTASWQTYEYGAFLSGLRAGDTWAFRLTANPVHQIRRKDGEPTKRTAHVTPRHQMGWLLGRQEAAGFRILATPPERRRLPQGDEHQLAVRDEHRLNFEKAGPPGGPRNRVPLVTVTFDGRLEITDPDALRRTLTQGLGKAKAYGCGLMTLAKAG, encoded by the coding sequence ATGCACCTGACCCGCTTCCGGATCAACACCGCCCGCCAAGGTGCCCGCCACCTCCTGGCCTCACCCCAACGCCTCCACGCCGCGGTCATGTCCTCCTTCTCCCAGACCCTGCCCAGCGACACGGACCGGCCGCGGACCCTCTGGCGACTCGACCGCAACGCCAAGGCAGAGGTGCTGCTCTACATCGTCAGCCAGGAACGCCCGGACCTGACCCACCTCGTAGAGCAGGCCGGCTGGCCCACCACCGCCTCCTGGCAGACCTACGAGTACGGAGCCTTCCTCAGCGGACTCCGCGCCGGCGACACATGGGCTTTCCGCCTGACCGCCAATCCTGTGCATCAGATCCGACGCAAGGACGGCGAACCCACCAAGCGAACTGCGCACGTGACCCCCCGGCACCAGATGGGATGGCTGCTCGGACGACAGGAAGCAGCCGGCTTCCGCATCCTGGCCACGCCCCCCGAGCGGCGGCGGCTGCCGCAGGGCGATGAGCACCAGCTGGCAGTACGCGACGAACACAGGCTCAACTTCGAGAAGGCCGGCCCCCCGGGAGGCCCGCGCAATCGCGTCCCTCTCGTGACCGTCACCTTCGACGGTCGCCTTGAAATCACCGACCCCGACGCCCTCCGGCGAACCCTTACCCAGGGCCTTGGCAAAGCGAAGGCGTACGGCTGCGGCCTGATGACGCTCGCCAAGGCCGGGTGA
- the casB gene encoding type I-E CRISPR-associated protein Cse2/CasB: MTDTVPAVPAPAKPKDAPSAPARELTPLRQAVSGHIQTLQTGYLGNHSEAVQALARLRRGVGRQPTQTPDLWGLVGVEAFHAAYLARRGRPAPDADAVRAERAAHIAVTLWAVHQQSNRSKRMHISGGPSMGTAVRRLMSGGDADDPIRKRLVRAGTSSTLDVLASRLRELVTLLRTAEVPLDYGLLAEQFDLWQRPGGADQVRQTWGRGFHAASTPAARSANDANAPAAPPQNATNEMRESE, translated from the coding sequence ATGACCGACACCGTGCCGGCGGTACCGGCACCCGCCAAGCCCAAGGACGCGCCCTCGGCACCCGCCAGAGAACTCACCCCGCTGCGCCAGGCCGTCAGCGGGCACATCCAGACGCTGCAGACGGGATACCTGGGGAACCACTCCGAGGCCGTGCAGGCTCTCGCACGCCTGAGGCGGGGCGTGGGCCGTCAACCCACGCAGACACCGGATCTGTGGGGGCTCGTCGGCGTCGAGGCATTTCACGCGGCGTACCTCGCCCGACGCGGCCGGCCTGCCCCGGACGCCGATGCGGTCCGTGCCGAGCGGGCCGCGCACATCGCCGTCACTCTGTGGGCCGTGCACCAGCAGTCCAACCGGTCCAAGCGCATGCACATCTCTGGCGGGCCCTCAATGGGAACGGCCGTCCGCCGGCTGATGTCTGGAGGCGATGCCGACGATCCTATCCGCAAGAGGCTCGTGCGCGCGGGGACCTCCAGCACCCTTGACGTACTGGCCAGCAGGCTGCGGGAGCTGGTCACACTGCTGCGCACGGCAGAGGTCCCCCTCGACTACGGGCTGCTCGCCGAGCAGTTCGACCTGTGGCAGCGGCCCGGCGGAGCAGACCAGGTCCGTCAGACGTGGGGACGAGGTTTCCACGCCGCCAGTACTCCGGCCGCCCGTTCGGCCAACGATGCGAACGCCCCCGCCGCGCCGCCCCAGAACGCAACGAATGAGATGAGGGAAAGCGAATGA
- a CDS encoding IS3 family transposase gives MTVHPFIEAEKRAGHNVKRACELMKVSRSAFYTRLQNTPGPRAARDRELTEQITQVHARSRGTYGAPRIHAVLKGQGQPCGRRRVARLMRAAGLQGLHRRRHRTTVPDPRAANRPDLLQRDFAPGRKTTMARWCGDITYIPTGQGWLYLATVIDISTRKVIGWATADHLGTSLAADALKAACRRRRPQDPVIFHSDRGTPYTSRDFARLAASFNIRLSVGRTGVCWDNALAESFFATLKNELVSRRAWETHTAARTAIFEYIEGWYNTHRLHSSLGYQSPTQYESITA, from the coding sequence GTGACGGTCCACCCGTTCATCGAGGCGGAGAAGCGTGCAGGTCACAACGTCAAACGCGCGTGTGAGCTGATGAAGGTCTCCCGGTCCGCCTTCTATACCCGCCTGCAGAACACGCCAGGGCCGCGGGCTGCCCGCGACAGGGAACTGACCGAACAGATCACCCAGGTCCACGCCCGCTCACGCGGAACCTATGGCGCCCCACGCATCCACGCCGTCCTCAAGGGCCAGGGCCAGCCCTGCGGCCGGCGCAGGGTCGCACGCCTGATGAGGGCCGCCGGGCTCCAGGGCCTGCACCGCAGGCGCCACCGCACCACCGTCCCCGATCCGCGGGCGGCCAACCGCCCTGACCTGCTGCAACGCGACTTCGCTCCGGGCCGCAAGACCACCATGGCCCGCTGGTGCGGAGACATCACCTACATCCCCACCGGCCAGGGCTGGCTCTACCTCGCCACCGTCATCGACATTTCCACCCGCAAGGTCATCGGCTGGGCCACCGCCGACCACCTGGGCACCTCCCTGGCCGCCGACGCCCTCAAAGCCGCCTGCCGCAGGCGGCGGCCCCAAGACCCGGTGATCTTCCATTCCGACCGCGGAACGCCGTACACCAGCCGCGACTTCGCCCGCCTGGCCGCCTCCTTCAACATCCGGCTGTCCGTCGGCCGCACCGGCGTGTGCTGGGACAACGCCCTCGCCGAATCCTTCTTCGCCACCCTGAAGAACGAACTGGTCAGCCGGCGCGCCTGGGAAACCCACACGGCCGCCAGAACCGCGATCTTCGAGTACATCGAAGGCTGGTACAACACCCACCGACTCCACAGCAGCCTCGGCTACCAAAGCCCCACCCAGTACGAATCAATCACAGCCTGA
- the casA gene encoding type I-E CRISPR-associated protein Cse1/CasA produces the protein MLEATPPQWGAQLTAAARSVWAKDQRKTEKWLPLWRHMADAAAVAGRLWDEWVPRQVRELVGGDLPGGDDDARSLAVWLAAVHDIGKATPAFACQVDVLAGRMVELGLEMPTLKQFGDQRRRGPHGLAGQVLLEEWLKEQGWPTRNVMAFAVAVGGHHGVPPAHEQIHDLRRHSELLRTPGSSEGLWRAVQGEFLDACAREYGVRERLPQWKHVKLSQPVQAVLSAVVIVADWIASNPELFLLFPEDRHRDEAGRIEAAWRGLGLPRPWAAQKPVGTAQEFFAARFGLSSVRPLQEEAVRVARETDGTGLMIVEAPMGEGKTEAALAVAEIFAARSGAGGCFVALPTRATSNAMYGRVRQWLERLPGEVDLAVYLAHSKGPLNDEFARDMRAGARTVAAVDLDAVADVASSRREDTCAAAGEIIAHQWLRGRKKGMLAPFVVGTIDQLLFAGLKSRHLALRHLALAGKVVVIDEVHAYDAYMNEYLERVLSWLGAYRVPVVMLSATLPPGRRRQLAQAYAGEADARPELASADAYPLISMIAPGRSSVVSTPAPAAGRRTEVVVEQLGDDLGVLADRLDTELVGGGCALVVRNTVDRVLQAAEVLRERFGAEAVTVAHSRFLDLDRACNDDRLVADFGPAGARPAGPHVIVASQVAEASLDIDFDVLVTDLAPVDLVLQRMGRLHRHQRGPGQQDRPARLRVARCLVTGVEWGTVPPTPVSGSVSVYGHHALLRSLAVLHPYWDVRPVVLPDDISQLVQSAYAERLDAPGQQWAETMAGALAEHGVTVAKQQRAAQVFRIDEVRKPGRSLVGWIDAGVGDADDTRAGRAQVRDSDESLEVLVIQRRRDGTYATLPWLDRGRGGLDVPVDAVPTSRTGRAIAASALRLPYHFSKPWVIDRAIAELEEFGPKAWQTPECHWLAGELVLVLDEDCQTQLAGFEVRYSKADGLVVKPAGAKDVRLVKGVPGFDLVSRPWLPVQLCDGSATELSLKEVFARAGEVRRLVGDVPSQEFALIRLLLAVLHDAVEGPEDLDAWQELHEDPEPFARVPAYLDRHRDRFDLLHPDRPFFQVAGLRTAKDEVASLNRIVADVPNNDPFFTMRQPGVESLPFAEAARWVVHAHAFDTSGIKSGAVGDSRVKGGKGYPQGVGWAGNLGGVFVEGDTLRQTLLLNLIAADASALTVDKDDRPAWRREQCGPDVQQGLESRPTGPRDLYTWQSRRILLHHDGRAVHGVVLSYGDPLPAPGQHRYEPMSGWRRSKPQEKKLGRTPVYMPREHDPARAAWRGLASLLMSEAEAVSGARNEPPAGLRAGVLKWVAELTGEGLLPWDTLIRPRLIGARFGTQQSVIDEVVDDSLTMSVVLLHEQDQRYATEAVGAVEDSNAGVGALGDLAADLARAAGRDPEAPRDTARDLGFGVLDGPYRQWLAHLGSAQDAGAARRTWQVTAHRILWEAADRHLAAAGTAGWLDNAAAERVFRARLNRAFPLRHDPKPHPDTAATSEGVTT, from the coding sequence ATGCTGGAAGCAACACCGCCACAGTGGGGCGCGCAGCTCACGGCTGCGGCACGCAGTGTGTGGGCCAAGGATCAGCGGAAGACGGAGAAGTGGCTGCCGTTGTGGCGTCACATGGCGGATGCCGCGGCTGTGGCGGGGCGGCTGTGGGACGAGTGGGTTCCGCGGCAGGTGCGTGAGCTCGTCGGGGGTGATCTGCCGGGCGGGGACGACGACGCGCGGTCGCTGGCTGTGTGGCTCGCCGCCGTTCACGACATCGGAAAGGCAACGCCGGCCTTTGCCTGCCAGGTCGATGTCCTGGCTGGCCGGATGGTTGAACTCGGGCTGGAGATGCCGACTCTCAAGCAATTCGGGGACCAGCGGCGTCGCGGGCCGCATGGGCTGGCTGGACAGGTGCTCTTGGAGGAGTGGCTCAAGGAGCAGGGCTGGCCGACTCGTAACGTGATGGCGTTCGCGGTGGCCGTGGGCGGGCATCACGGGGTGCCCCCGGCGCATGAGCAGATTCACGATCTGCGCCGGCACAGCGAGCTGTTGCGGACGCCGGGGTCCAGTGAGGGGCTCTGGCGAGCGGTGCAGGGCGAGTTCTTGGACGCGTGTGCCAGGGAGTACGGGGTTCGTGAGCGGCTGCCCCAATGGAAGCATGTGAAGTTGTCGCAGCCGGTCCAGGCCGTTCTGTCAGCGGTGGTGATCGTTGCTGACTGGATCGCCAGCAATCCGGAGCTCTTCCTGCTTTTCCCAGAGGACCGGCACCGTGATGAGGCCGGCCGGATCGAAGCGGCGTGGCGCGGGCTTGGCCTGCCGCGGCCCTGGGCCGCGCAAAAGCCGGTGGGTACGGCGCAGGAGTTCTTCGCTGCGCGGTTCGGTCTTTCGTCCGTGCGTCCGCTGCAGGAGGAGGCTGTCCGTGTCGCCCGGGAGACGGACGGGACGGGGTTGATGATCGTTGAGGCGCCGATGGGCGAGGGGAAGACAGAGGCCGCGCTTGCCGTGGCGGAGATCTTCGCAGCGCGGTCGGGGGCCGGGGGGTGTTTCGTCGCTCTGCCGACTCGTGCCACGTCAAACGCAATGTACGGGCGGGTGAGGCAGTGGTTGGAGCGTCTGCCGGGTGAGGTAGATCTGGCTGTGTACCTTGCTCACTCCAAGGGCCCGCTCAATGACGAATTCGCGAGGGACATGCGAGCAGGTGCCCGCACGGTCGCGGCCGTCGACCTGGATGCGGTGGCTGATGTCGCAAGCTCCCGCCGCGAAGACACGTGCGCGGCCGCCGGGGAGATCATCGCTCATCAATGGCTCCGGGGCCGGAAGAAGGGCATGCTCGCACCCTTTGTCGTCGGCACCATCGACCAGTTGTTGTTCGCAGGGCTCAAGAGCAGGCACCTGGCGCTGCGGCATCTCGCCCTCGCCGGGAAAGTGGTCGTGATCGACGAGGTCCACGCCTACGACGCCTATATGAACGAGTACTTGGAGCGCGTGCTGTCCTGGCTCGGGGCGTACCGGGTGCCTGTCGTCATGTTGTCCGCCACCTTGCCCCCAGGGCGCCGACGGCAACTCGCACAGGCCTACGCAGGTGAAGCCGATGCGCGCCCTGAGCTCGCGTCGGCTGACGCGTACCCACTGATCAGCATGATCGCCCCCGGCCGGAGCTCCGTTGTCAGCACGCCGGCACCCGCCGCGGGCCGCCGCACGGAGGTCGTGGTGGAGCAGCTCGGAGACGACCTGGGTGTGCTCGCGGACCGGCTGGATACCGAACTCGTCGGTGGTGGCTGTGCGCTGGTGGTGCGCAACACAGTCGATCGTGTGCTGCAGGCGGCGGAGGTGCTGCGGGAGCGGTTCGGCGCCGAGGCTGTGACGGTGGCGCACTCTCGTTTCCTGGACCTGGACCGGGCATGTAACGACGACCGGCTCGTGGCCGACTTCGGTCCCGCGGGTGCGCGGCCGGCGGGGCCTCACGTCATTGTCGCCAGCCAGGTCGCAGAGGCTTCACTCGACATCGATTTCGACGTGCTGGTCACCGACCTGGCTCCGGTCGACCTCGTCTTGCAGCGCATGGGGCGGCTCCACCGGCACCAGCGCGGCCCGGGCCAGCAAGACCGTCCGGCTCGCCTTCGGGTGGCGCGGTGTCTGGTCACGGGCGTCGAATGGGGAACGGTGCCCCCGACGCCGGTGAGCGGTTCGGTGTCCGTCTACGGCCACCACGCCCTGTTGAGGTCCCTTGCCGTGCTGCACCCGTATTGGGACGTGCGGCCGGTGGTCCTCCCGGACGACATCAGCCAGCTGGTGCAGAGCGCCTACGCGGAGCGGCTCGATGCGCCCGGGCAGCAGTGGGCCGAGACGATGGCCGGCGCGCTCGCGGAGCACGGGGTCACGGTTGCCAAGCAGCAGCGGGCTGCGCAGGTCTTCCGGATTGACGAGGTCCGCAAGCCGGGGCGGTCTCTGGTGGGCTGGATCGACGCGGGGGTGGGTGACGCGGACGATACCCGGGCCGGCCGGGCGCAGGTGCGGGACAGCGATGAGAGCTTGGAGGTCCTGGTCATCCAGCGGCGCCGCGACGGAACGTACGCGACGTTGCCGTGGCTGGACCGGGGCCGGGGCGGTCTGGATGTACCGGTCGATGCGGTGCCGACCTCTCGGACGGGGCGTGCGATCGCGGCGAGCGCGCTGCGTCTTCCGTACCACTTCTCCAAGCCTTGGGTGATCGACCGTGCCATCGCGGAGCTCGAAGAGTTCGGGCCCAAGGCGTGGCAGACGCCGGAGTGCCATTGGCTGGCCGGCGAGCTGGTGCTGGTCCTGGACGAGGACTGTCAGACCCAGCTGGCAGGCTTCGAGGTGCGGTACAGCAAGGCCGACGGCTTGGTGGTCAAACCGGCTGGGGCCAAGGACGTGAGGTTGGTGAAGGGTGTGCCTGGTTTCGACTTAGTCTCCCGCCCGTGGTTGCCCGTCCAGCTCTGCGACGGGAGTGCGACGGAGCTTTCGTTGAAGGAGGTCTTCGCGCGTGCCGGCGAGGTGCGTCGGCTGGTGGGGGACGTGCCGTCGCAGGAGTTCGCCCTGATCAGGCTCCTGCTGGCGGTGCTGCACGATGCGGTGGAGGGTCCTGAGGACCTCGATGCCTGGCAGGAGTTACACGAGGACCCGGAGCCGTTCGCTCGGGTGCCGGCCTATCTCGATCGTCATCGCGACAGGTTCGACCTGCTGCACCCTGATCGGCCTTTCTTCCAAGTGGCGGGCCTGAGGACGGCGAAGGACGAAGTCGCCTCGCTCAACCGCATCGTCGCCGATGTTCCCAACAACGACCCCTTCTTCACCATGCGGCAACCCGGGGTGGAGAGCCTGCCGTTCGCGGAAGCGGCACGCTGGGTGGTTCATGCCCACGCCTTCGACACCTCCGGCATCAAATCAGGCGCCGTGGGAGACTCCCGGGTCAAGGGCGGCAAGGGCTACCCGCAGGGAGTCGGCTGGGCCGGCAACCTGGGGGGTGTCTTCGTCGAGGGTGACACCCTGCGCCAGACGCTGCTCCTCAATCTCATTGCGGCCGACGCGAGCGCGCTCACCGTCGACAAGGACGACAGGCCGGCCTGGCGCCGGGAGCAGTGCGGTCCGGATGTACAGCAGGGGCTGGAATCCCGGCCGACCGGCCCGCGTGACCTGTACACGTGGCAATCCCGTCGCATCCTCCTGCACCACGACGGCCGGGCCGTGCACGGCGTGGTCCTCTCCTACGGCGATCCCTTGCCAGCGCCTGGGCAGCACAGGTACGAGCCGATGAGCGGCTGGCGCCGCAGCAAGCCCCAGGAGAAGAAACTGGGCCGCACGCCGGTCTACATGCCCCGAGAGCACGATCCGGCAAGGGCTGCCTGGCGCGGCCTGGCCTCGCTGCTCATGTCCGAGGCCGAGGCGGTCTCCGGGGCCCGGAATGAGCCGCCTGCCGGCCTGCGGGCAGGAGTGCTGAAGTGGGTCGCGGAGCTGACCGGCGAGGGTCTGCTGCCTTGGGACACGCTGATCAGACCCCGCTTGATCGGTGCGAGGTTCGGTACCCAGCAGTCGGTGATCGATGAGGTCGTCGACGACAGCCTCACGATGTCGGTGGTCCTGCTGCACGAGCAGGACCAGCGGTATGCGACCGAGGCCGTGGGTGCGGTCGAGGACAGCAACGCCGGCGTCGGCGCTCTGGGCGACCTGGCAGCCGACCTCGCCCGGGCGGCGGGACGCGATCCTGAGGCGCCGCGTGATACGGCCCGGGACCTGGGATTCGGTGTGCTGGACGGCCCGTACCGGCAGTGGCTGGCCCACCTGGGCAGCGCGCAGGATGCGGGAGCGGCGCGGCGGACGTGGCAGGTGACGGCCCACCGGATCCTGTGGGAGGCAGCCGACCGGCACCTGGCGGCCGCGGGAACGGCCGGCTGGCTGGACAACGCCGCTGCCGAACGGGTCTTCCGGGCCCGGCTCAACAGGGCCTTCCCACTGCGCCACGACCCCAAGCCACATCCGGACACGGCCGCCACCAGCGAAGGAGTCACCACATGA
- the cas7e gene encoding type I-E CRISPR-associated protein Cas7/Cse4/CasC has translation MTRTILDVHILQTVPPSNINRDDTGAPKSAVYGGVRRSRVSSQAWKRATRKAFDDLLDPAELGVRTKKVVDALTGRITTLEPSVTPEQAWPMAAELVQAATGAKIEAPTRKSGGKDASDQGPEGQAPQSSYLLFLSAHQLDALAKLAVEGIGKGAEPKVFVKEKEVKARAKRSASTHHSVDIALFGRMVADAADINVDAAAQVAHALSVHPVDMESDYFTAVDDSNTSAEPGAGMIGTVDFNSATLYRYAAVDVDLLAKNLDAGLTDAERMGEPVRRAVEAFIEGFAMSMPTGKANTFGNHTLPDAVIVKLRSSRPVSFVGAFEKPVIHHETGEGHVRAACKALAEHIPAIEKTFGATADATWILRVGEPTADLAPLGTPVDLRPLITEVGQAIADRLRKQA, from the coding sequence ATGACCCGCACCATCCTCGACGTGCACATCCTGCAGACCGTCCCGCCGAGCAACATCAACCGGGACGACACCGGCGCCCCCAAAAGCGCCGTCTACGGCGGAGTGCGCCGCTCCCGCGTTTCCAGCCAAGCGTGGAAGCGGGCTACCAGGAAGGCCTTCGACGACTTGCTCGACCCGGCCGAGCTGGGGGTGCGGACGAAGAAGGTTGTCGACGCGCTGACAGGGCGGATCACCACGCTCGAACCCTCCGTGACGCCCGAGCAGGCATGGCCCATGGCAGCCGAACTCGTCCAGGCGGCCACCGGCGCGAAGATCGAGGCGCCCACCCGCAAATCCGGTGGGAAGGACGCCAGCGACCAGGGCCCGGAGGGACAAGCACCCCAGTCTTCCTACCTGCTCTTCCTGAGCGCTCACCAGCTCGACGCACTGGCGAAGCTGGCTGTCGAAGGCATCGGCAAAGGTGCCGAGCCCAAAGTGTTCGTGAAGGAGAAGGAGGTGAAGGCGCGCGCCAAGCGGAGCGCCTCCACCCACCACTCCGTCGACATCGCACTGTTCGGGCGCATGGTCGCAGACGCCGCCGACATCAACGTGGACGCAGCTGCCCAGGTCGCCCACGCCCTGAGTGTCCACCCCGTGGACATGGAGTCCGACTACTTCACCGCCGTAGACGATAGCAACACCAGCGCGGAACCCGGAGCCGGGATGATCGGCACCGTCGACTTCAACTCCGCCACGCTCTACCGCTACGCCGCCGTGGACGTGGACCTCCTCGCGAAGAACCTCGACGCCGGCCTCACGGACGCGGAACGCATGGGCGAGCCGGTCCGCAGGGCTGTCGAGGCGTTCATCGAAGGGTTCGCCATGTCGATGCCCACTGGCAAGGCCAATACCTTCGGCAACCACACCCTCCCGGACGCCGTGATCGTCAAGCTCCGCTCGTCCCGGCCCGTCAGCTTCGTAGGCGCCTTCGAGAAGCCCGTCATCCACCATGAGACCGGCGAAGGACACGTGCGGGCAGCCTGCAAGGCCCTGGCAGAGCACATCCCCGCCATCGAGAAGACCTTCGGCGCCACGGCCGACGCCACCTGGATCCTGCGCGTCGGGGAGCCCACCGCCGACCTGGCCCCTCTGGGCACGCCCGTCGACCTGCGGCCGCTGATCACCGAAGTGGGCCAGGCCATCGCCGACCGCCTCCGGAAGCAGGCATGA
- a CDS encoding Mu transposase domain-containing protein: MLARWATATVGPDIHIKVGRTLYSVPWKLIGRKVDVRSTATMVQVFHEGDLVKTHAALEQGKRTDKNDYPPEKIAFQMKTPIWCRTQASEVRDGCREVIDHLLEVNALYRLRAAQGILGLRKYGDGRLEAACTKAITVGDPSYRIIKGILIAGTETDPEPETGDAGAAAFLHGPEGLFAAAIPTQTTDELHGDQDRDDAEEAAR; this comes from the coding sequence GTGCTGGCCCGCTGGGCCACCGCAACCGTCGGACCCGACATCCACATCAAGGTCGGCCGCACCCTCTATTCGGTGCCCTGGAAGCTGATCGGCCGCAAGGTCGACGTCCGGTCCACCGCGACCATGGTCCAGGTCTTCCACGAGGGCGATCTGGTTAAGACGCACGCCGCCCTTGAGCAGGGCAAACGCACCGACAAGAACGACTATCCGCCGGAGAAGATCGCCTTCCAGATGAAGACCCCGATCTGGTGCCGCACCCAGGCGAGCGAGGTCAGGGACGGGTGCCGGGAGGTCATTGACCATTTGTTGGAAGTCAACGCGCTCTACCGGCTCCGCGCCGCCCAGGGGATCCTCGGGCTGCGGAAGTACGGGGACGGCCGCCTCGAGGCCGCCTGCACCAAGGCCATCACGGTCGGTGACCCCTCCTACCGCATTATCAAGGGCATCCTGATCGCCGGGACCGAGACCGACCCGGAGCCCGAGACCGGTGACGCGGGGGCCGCGGCCTTCCTCCACGGCCCGGAGGGGCTGTTCGCCGCCGCCATCCCCACCCAGACGACGGACGAACTCCACGGTGACCAGGACCGCGATGACGCCGAGGAGGCCGCTCGATGA